The Helianthus annuus cultivar XRQ/B chromosome 15, HanXRQr2.0-SUNRISE, whole genome shotgun sequence genomic sequence TGAACGAAAAGGAAAATCAGCTGATTTTGTTTCTAAGCAATATCTGTCTTCTCACGTTGTCTCTCAAGTAAGATACCGTAACCATGAATggttacttttattatttaaagGACCGTGTATCTTATTGTTGTACAATTTTATGTATATGATTTTTACACTTATTGTGTCTTATTCAATTATGTAGGCTAAAGTAAAGCCTAAGTCATTCAGATCCACAACATCAACCGCCCTTCAAGTTGGCCGTAAATGCTCTACATCAAAAAAGTTAAAACAAACTGATGTAATTAAATTCACCAAGAAAGCCGAAAGCAAATTGGTATACTTTATAATTTTTTGTTTCCTTATAATAGCACATAATACAGTTCGGCTCTACTCTTTTTTTTAATCAATAAGGTAATTAATCCTTTTATATTTTTCTCAGTGTTTACCGACTGATGTTTCAAGCCATCTGTGTCTTTCTCTTCACAACTTGCACCATGTTACAGTTCAGAATGAAAAATGTGAACTACTTAAGTTGGGCACAAGAGGTGAGAAGTCTGGGAAGGGTTTTAGGTATGGTTTTAAAAAGTGGCCAGCTTTCTTGAAATTGAATTACATCGACTTCGGTTCTACTCTTTTCTTTACGTACGTCAAGCCTTCTAAGCGTTTGACGTTGACCAAAGTCGTACCCAAGATCACAAAGAAAAGAGGCCATTCGTGACTGTTGGTTATTATGTTATGTTAGATGGTTAAGTATGAATATTAGATGTGGTTTTATCGTTGGTTTGTTTTGATACTTTGGGATAGTACTTATGGTTTGTTAGACATGTCTTTTGGTAATATGTATATGCTGTTAATATGCTTATGATGTGGTTATGTGAAATTCAGGTTATGTTAGCATATAacctaaataataataaattaaaccTAAATATATATCAATGATTATGAAGAAATCTCTTTTTTTTAATTCAATAACATTTGACTTTTATCATGGTTcttcaagaatgattttattttcgtaatgatattttatttttaaaaacttcCATCTAATTCTAACAAATTATAATGGAATAATTACAATTGATTTCTATCAATACATATTTGGAAATATGTATCTTCATTTGTTATATAAAATTTCAAAAGATATGTAATAACATTGAATTTTTATAtgtctcctatatatatatatatatatatatatatattctgaaATTCGTTTTTGTGTATAATAACAAAAGAGTTTGTTTATATATCTAAGTTGTCCGAATCAAAATCAACTCAGCTGGTCTTGATGGTGGATTAAATCTACAAGGTAAGATAATTAAATTGTGTATGTTTATTAAACCTATTAATGTATAAGAAACTTTTATTTTTACATCTTCATGACATTGTTGTTTATGTAACTAATCACCATGGATTATGTAATATGTTTTGAAACTAATAAGCCATGTTATCACATGCTTGATAACGTTTGGGTATgtgttttaatttatgttttttaAGTAATAATATATTATCACATGGTTGATAAGAATATATTATCACAATTCATTTTatgggttgagatcctgtacaaacagtgctaattataagaaccgtaagaacagatctgaaccattgttaatttaaatcaatggttgatattgattataaataaaactcttataattaaaaattactactaacaaattaggggtaattttgtaaaattgctagtcatttgaccattttctattaaatacaaattccaccaaggttttttaaactaaaataacttttatatacttcattattttttttaaaaatatataccataaaatcaagtatttttttatctttaatatgagtaccatattgctatacctttttgtatttataaaagtgttttttaaaaaaagttaacaaaaggtgttttatatttgtgctaataaggtgttgattatgtgttaattacaaaataatacaaacaaacaccaaaagtagatataatcagcacatctggtgtgctgataatggagaacgattgaagatgttgtgctaatgtcgtttatgttgataatggagaacgattcgaggacgatgtgctgataatgaagaacgattaatgatgttgtgctaattatatagtgttgtgctgattatattttttgtaattatttttaattagttataaatacatatggtcaaaaagtctaaattacccctaaactaattttttattgatggacacttgtcaattatgtattggttcttatggttcttacaaacttaagtgtttgtatttgatcccattccttcattttatttcatatatcatATATGTTTTTGAAGTAATCAGAATATACTATGACtgaaattaaaaaataatttaattaTTTTCATAATTTATAATATACATATTGTTAATTGTTTTTTCTACGTTACATGTGTTTGTAGCTTTTAAATATGGCTGAAAGTTCTTCCaagtattttttttaatgttaGACTTTGTTGTGCATTATACCCATTAACAAGTTATATTTTATTGATATCTTATGTTTTTCAATCAGTATTAGAGAACCTTTCTTTTGTAGACACATGGATCGAGCGGACGAAGTTTTACTGGTATTTTCTAAATTCAGAcatttattatgttttttttttatttgttatcaTGAAATACAATTTAAAATTATCTTATGGTTTATAATttacaattataattataattataagttATTTTGGATTCCTTGCTTTATTAGGCGATTCCTTTATACGCTGGATCCAAATTGTGGGGTAACGATAAAGCACCCAAAAATGTTATGATACAAACTCAAGATGGTCGAAAATTTAATGTTTCTTTAAGCGAAGCCAAAGGAAAACATTTCTTTTTCCATGGTTGGTCAAATGTTGTGAAACATTTAAAACTCAAAAAAGGATGTTTGGTGCTCTTCAATTCTGTCGATTTATCTATATTCAAACTAACACATTTCATTGATGGTGTGTTTGAAAGCTCTTTCTGGACATCTCTGTTACCTACAACATCTAACTTTATTGTAAGATtagtttttctttcattttatttatgttaatATATTTAGGTTTTATGAACTGATTACAAAAGtaacatttttttaattatttatacaGGTAATTCCTGAGTGTATACTGCCTAATTTCTATGATTATACTTCAGATGATATAATTTCCATTATAGATGTAGGCAACAAAATCCTTCACGTCAAGATTGAAACGTTTTTTGGTAAAGTTGGTTTCTCCATTGGTTTTGATGTTATTGTTAATTTGTTTCAATTGGAGGCCGGTTGTTATCTAATATTTACAAGAGGTTTTGCAAATTATTTCCCATTAAGAATTCTTGGAAAAAATGGTGTTGAAATTAATTATGCTGATGTACAACTTGATGAGGTAAGTATACATTTGCTTGGttctttatatatttaattactaTATTGTTATTATAATCATTGTTGTATGTTATTTTCAGACTGTAGTTGCACCTATTGATGTAGTTGACGAGGCAGCTATTGATGAACACGAAAATGTTCGTGTTTATAAGTTTAGGCGTATGGCTTCTAAAGATTTTGTaagttttaatattattttagcaagtactatataataaaaattatatatttttttagtcacatagaaatacattattatttttatattcttCTTCTTATTAGTTTTGATTTTATAAACAATACAGCGACTGCCTGATAAGGTTTCAAGTATGGCTAAACTTGGTGCTGATTTAAAACCTATGACCGTTAGACTTTTGCATCTGCCTGAGCAAGACGACTTTACTAACCGTACTAGACGTGAAAAGAGAGGAGAAAGTTGGCGTTATGCGTTATGCAAATGCTCCAGATTCATGAAACGTGCTCTCATTAACGAGCGTGATCCAATTCACTTTTCTTTTGATGAAACTCATCAAGTGTTGAATGTTGAGTTGGTTGTACCTCAACAAAAAAAAGAGTAGTGATTAATTGTTTTACATTTAAGTTTTGGATATTTGGTTTTTGTATGATATACATTCACTTTGTTATGTTTAATAGTTTTTAAATGTTTATTCATACACCTTATTCATCATAGAATTtttcgtttattaatatatatgtatatatttatttgattACAAAGATAGATTGTCAACCCGTGAGCAttcacgggttataacctagtagtCTTATAAATAGGATTACTTTTATTTGGTTTTAGTTGTACCATTGTTTAATTTGAATATAAGAAAGGAACCCATATATTTGTGTTTGTTCGTTTGTTTGATCCGATTGTTTGATCACCTGGGCAGCTAAAATAAAGGTTATTCAACATATAAAATATGTATAACTCAAATAAcattggaaagcaagaaagataTACAAGAATTTAAAACATTTGGAAACCTACCACAATGGATTCGTTTGTAAGAAAACAAGAAACCAACAACAACTATAGGCTGGGTATATGTTTAAAATTCCAATATTCCAAAATAGTGATAACCAAACGATTTAGAGTAGTAGATGAGAAACCGGATGCCTTGCTATAGTGGTTGCAGCCTTTCAAACTCATTACTGTGTGTTGTAGTAACGTATAATAACTCTTCTTCAACACTAATTACGGGTGtttagggtataaggagtggttaaacactttaaagtggcaaaagaaaaaaccgaccaatcagagcgcgccatATCAATttggcaaaagtgtttaaactttgctgaaaattgttggcattggtttaaacacttgctgagtggcaaactttatttttattttatgttttttttatatttaagataaaatggaaaaaaataaactttttaaaaataaaaataaaccattacattttaattaaaaataaagcattacatcttaaataaaaataaaacattacatttttaataaaatctaacttaaaaaaaaaaactaaaaatcacaAGGCCATCCATATTTTTTTGCGATCTCCCGTTTTCTAGCGAGTGCGACTTCCAACATCTTCGGGTTAAGGTCGTCGGTAGGCCGATTATACCACTCAAAGTCCTTCTCGTACATTGTTTGTCGCAACGCCTCTCGTTGCTCATCGGCCAAGGTCAAATATTTTTCTTCTCGTACACGTTTAATTTCCATTATCTCCTTTTTCATGGCCTTGTACTCTTCGAATTTGCTTGTTATATCTCTTGGATCTTCGTTTTTTGAAGACGGCCCTTTGTCCTTTTTCTCCTTTCTCGTTTGTCgtcttggtggtggtggtgaaggatCCTCGTTTATGTCGGGAATAGTGAATCCGCTTGAGATTTCGACATTCGGTGATCCTCGGGCATAATTTCCCGAATCCGAAGACTTTCTTTTTAGACCCGAACCGGAGCTTTCTTCATTCAACAAAGGTACCGGCGACCACTTTTCACTTGTTCTAACAACCTCCCAAACCGCAACATGAGCGAACTCAATATTTTCTTTGCTTTTGTAATCCTTTAACGCTTGTTTCATTACATATGCGTCGTCACTCCCGCTAGGACGTAAACGATCCTATAAACCGTATAAAAAATTAccgtataaaaaaaataaaccgtataaaaaattaaaccgtataaaaaaataaaccgtaaaaaaaaataaaccgtaTAAAAAAATAAACCGTATAAAAAAATACCGCTTGATGATATAGACCGTTGAATGTGTTAATTTTTGTTTGCATCGTCACCCATTTTGATCGAACTTGGTGGTGGGTTCGATTACTTCCGCCGACCGTTTCGTTAAAGTGGTTTAAAACTTTCTTCCAAAAGCTATCCTTCTTTTGTTGATTGCCTTTTCTTTTATTCAAAGTGCAATGAATAAAAGCCtttgccaacgcctcttcttgtcTAGGCGACCAATTTTCCCGTTTGGCTTTTGCTTTTTTTTCCGGTTCATCTGCAACATCTTCATCATCCGCAACATCTTCATCAATATCATCTAACTCATGTTCTTGTGTTTCCGGCACGAACTCCTCATCGGCGTCATCTTGTTCGTCTTGGGTTGGTGATTGTGACATTGGGTTTTGaaaagcaaacgggtcaaaagcatttTGCGCTTCTTGGGAGTAATCATAATAACCGGCTTGAGTCATCCTCGGACCGTATTGCATCCAATTTTGGGTGGGTTGGGTATCATAACCGAAAGGTTGATGCATGGGTTGGTTAAAATAAAATGGAGGTTGGGTGTGACTCGCAAACCCAAGTTGCGGATTAAACGGGACACTACTACCACCCGAACCACGTTTATCTTGAGGCCTCGACTTTGAACCGGACCCTACCATTTTCTTCTTGCCTTCACCCTTCTTTGAGCCTTCCATATTTTTCAAAGTGTAGAACAGATTGAGAGAGTATAGAGAgaaaggtgtattttttttaaaatgtgtgagtggtatatatatagggtgaaaaaaaatttaaaaaacaatttttttttacatcaaacggtaatattaccgttaGGGGGGTAGTAAATTTGGCAGCTTTCTTCTTTCTCGCTTCGGTAATCCATCACCGCATTTCATCTTTTGCCGCGACCAATGTtggtcggcggcggtgtttgccgcgcggcaaacggCTTTGCCGCTGCTTTGCCGCTGCCACTCGGTATCCCCTTATATATTTATTTGCAAGTAGAAGAAAATTAAAAACACTCCAAAAACATTTTAACTCATCCTTAACACTTAGCTAGCGTTTGTATGCAGGAATGTGAGGTAGAATGGAATGGACCATTTTTaagaaatgaagaagagagtgtttggttggtcaatggaatggaatcgcTGTTTTTTTAACTCATTCCAAAATGCatttcattccctcaaaatcattctaTCCATCCccctgttttttttccattccattccctcttcaCCTTTCATTAACAGCACGGCAGCACCACAACCCACAACCGTTGACAccacccactaccaccaccatcatccgcCGCCGTCACCCCCCtccgccgccacccgccaccacacGCCGCCACCTCCGATCACCGCCGCCGTCGCCACCAACCTCCGCCACAACTATCAAGCGCAACCATCCACCGCCACCGCGGCTACCACCTGACTACCGTCACCGCCGCTACCACCCCCGACCACTGCTGCCACCCACCTCCGCGGTTACCCACCACCACCGCggtcaaccaccaccaccgctgtCACCACCTGCCGTCGTCTCCACCCACCACCGCGCCAACCACCGCCGCTGCTACAACCGCCACCTATCACCTCCCACCATCACCGCCCATCATTGACCACCACCATccgattttattccttcgtcttttcccgcataccaaacaacaaaaagtaatacttcattccattctcacatgcaaccaaacaagacatggaatggtaatgatcaa encodes the following:
- the LOC110944042 gene encoding putative formin-like protein 21a, whose protein sequence is MLVGGGVCRAANGFAAALPLPLARQHHNPQPLTPPTTTTIIRRRHPPPPPPATTRRHLRSPPPSPPTSATTIKRNHPPPPRLPPDYRHRRYHPRPLLPPTSAVTHHHRGQPPPPLSPPAVVSTHHRANHRRCYNRHLSPPTITAHH
- the LOC110939430 gene encoding uncharacterized protein LOC110939430 — its product is MEGSKKGEGKKKMVGSGSKSRPQDKRGSGGSSVPFNPQLGFASHTQPPFYFNQPMHQPFGYDTQPTQNWMQYGPRMTQAGYYDYSQEAQNAFDPFAFQNPMSQSPTQDEQDDADEEFVPETQEHELDDIDEDVADDEDVADEPEKKAKAKRENWSPRQEEALAKAFIHCTLNKRKGNQQKKDSFWKKVLNHFNETVGGSNRTHHQVRSKWVTMQTKINTFNGLYHQADRLRPSGSDDAYVMKQALKDYKSKENIEFAHVAVWEVVRTSEKWSPVPLLNEESSGSGLKRKSSDSGNYARGSPNVEISSGFTIPDINEDPSPPPPRRQTRKEKKDKGPSSKNEDPRDITSKFEEYKAMKKEIMEIKRVREEKYLTLADEQREALRQTMYEKDFEWYNRPTDDLNPKMLEVALARKREIAKKYGWPCDF